A single Bacillus mesophilus DNA region contains:
- a CDS encoding BCCT family transporter, with protein sequence MKDVTKVYWISLVIAIIFVIWGVVTPERLGEVMDVTKGFFLTQFGWFYQLAASFFFVFALFLIFSKYGKIKLGKDDDKPEFSRPTWFAMLFSAGMGIGLLFFGVSEPISHFISPPFGEGGTPEAARLALRYTYLHWGFHAWAIYATIALALAYYKFRKDLPGLMSATLYPILGERVKGPIGTIIDTIAVFATIFGVAASLGLGAQQINGGLSYVFNVPNNFATQLIIISIVTVLFILSASTGIQKGIKYLSNLNMGLAVSMYKTSLVWGSVCWNLYRPCVQR encoded by the coding sequence ATGAAAGATGTAACAAAGGTATATTGGATTTCTCTCGTTATTGCCATAATATTTGTTATTTGGGGAGTCGTTACGCCTGAACGTCTAGGTGAAGTAATGGACGTGACAAAAGGCTTTTTTCTAACGCAGTTTGGATGGTTTTATCAGCTTGCAGCAAGCTTTTTCTTTGTGTTTGCATTGTTTTTAATCTTTAGTAAGTACGGAAAGATTAAGCTCGGAAAAGACGATGACAAGCCTGAATTCAGTCGACCTACCTGGTTTGCGATGTTATTTAGTGCCGGAATGGGGATTGGTTTATTATTTTTTGGAGTCTCAGAGCCTATTTCACACTTTATCAGTCCACCATTTGGTGAAGGAGGTACACCTGAGGCAGCTAGATTGGCTTTACGCTATACCTATTTACACTGGGGATTTCATGCCTGGGCCATTTATGCAACCATTGCACTTGCCCTAGCTTACTATAAGTTTAGAAAAGACTTACCAGGACTTATGAGCGCCACACTGTATCCTATCTTAGGAGAAAGAGTAAAAGGTCCAATTGGAACAATTATTGACACCATCGCAGTATTTGCCACGATTTTTGGTGTAGCTGCTTCACTTGGATTAGGTGCACAGCAAATAAATGGTGGTTTAAGTTATGTATTTAATGTACCAAATAATTTCGCTACACAGCTGATCATCATTTCGATTGTTACTGTGTTATTTATACTATCAGCCTCAACAGGTATACAAAAAGGAATCAAATACTTAAGTAATCTTAACATGGGACTAGCGGTGAGTATGTACAAAACCTCCCTAGTATGGGGCTCCGTTTGTTGGAACCTTTATCGCCCGTGTGTCCAAAGGTAG
- a CDS encoding BCCT family transporter, producing the protein MSKGRTVREFVLAVTIIPSVVCAIWFAVFGGTAINFDYNLGTNIAGQSLETALFYMYEQLPLTNVLIITTLILISTFFITSADSATFVLGMQTTNGSLNPNNFVKITWGLVLALSAVVLMASGGLSAMQTAIIVSAFPLTIILIAMCFSLLKDFKKERQAEKKVR; encoded by the coding sequence GTGTCCAAAGGTAGAACAGTACGAGAGTTTGTACTGGCCGTTACGATTATCCCATCTGTAGTTTGTGCCATCTGGTTTGCGGTATTTGGTGGAACAGCCATCAACTTTGATTATAATTTAGGCACCAATATTGCAGGTCAAAGCCTAGAGACCGCTCTATTTTATATGTACGAGCAACTTCCATTAACCAATGTTTTAATTATTACGACCCTAATCTTGATTTCAACCTTCTTTATTACATCTGCGGATTCAGCAACGTTTGTACTTGGTATGCAAACAACGAATGGTAGCTTAAACCCTAATAATTTCGTTAAAATCACGTGGGGACTTGTCTTAGCTCTATCGGCAGTTGTTCTGATGGCATCAGGAGGGCTAAGTGCTATGCAAACAGCTATAATTGTGAGTGCTTTTCCTTTAACCATTATACTAATAGCAATGTGCTTCTCACTATTAAAAGACTTTAAGAAAGAACGCCAAGCTGAAAAAAAAGTCCGTTAG
- a CDS encoding GNAT family N-acetyltransferase, which yields MPEIRQLTEDDFKESLELSQYAFQYKVPESDLPKRKEGFKKHEVWGEFDQGRLTSKLHILSLQVFLGEQPISMGGIAGVATWPEYRRNGSVSRLINQSLQSMKDKGQSISFLHPFDFHFYRRFGWEFCFSQKKVTVEKKDLHFMKAAPGKVSRITDELTPVYEMYESFTKKYNGMLKRDLSWWQQSIVSPEYQFVIYTNEAGTPTGYLLFKNAEKLLDVQEFVYLDEEARRGLWNFICQHDSMVDKVELVLTEDDQLPFLLRNPKVKIEIVPYFMARIVDAKAFLSQYPFLHQEGELVLHIKDEQAEWNCTSLKLSNGEISEASSGEQGLTLDIQSLTAVLLRAQKAQFLHEVGSIQGNLKDIQLLSESVPNRNTSLVDFF from the coding sequence ATGCCAGAAATCAGACAGCTAACTGAAGATGACTTTAAAGAAAGCCTAGAGCTTTCACAATATGCTTTTCAATATAAAGTACCTGAATCGGACCTTCCTAAGAGAAAGGAAGGCTTTAAGAAGCACGAGGTTTGGGGAGAGTTTGATCAAGGTCGTCTTACTTCCAAGCTTCATATTCTTTCACTACAGGTCTTTCTTGGTGAGCAACCAATTTCGATGGGAGGAATTGCAGGAGTTGCAACATGGCCGGAGTACCGTAGAAATGGGAGTGTATCTAGGTTAATCAATCAATCACTTCAATCTATGAAGGACAAAGGACAAAGCATCAGTTTTCTTCATCCTTTTGACTTTCATTTTTATCGTCGCTTTGGATGGGAGTTTTGCTTTTCGCAAAAGAAGGTAACGGTTGAAAAGAAGGACCTGCACTTTATGAAGGCTGCTCCTGGTAAAGTTAGTCGAATAACAGATGAATTAACACCTGTCTACGAAATGTATGAAAGCTTCACTAAAAAGTATAATGGTATGCTAAAAAGAGATCTTTCATGGTGGCAGCAAAGCATTGTATCACCAGAGTATCAATTTGTTATTTATACAAACGAAGCTGGGACTCCAACTGGTTATCTTTTGTTTAAAAATGCGGAGAAGCTTCTTGATGTTCAGGAATTTGTCTATTTGGATGAAGAAGCAAGAAGAGGTCTTTGGAATTTTATTTGTCAGCATGATTCGATGGTGGATAAGGTAGAGCTGGTGCTAACAGAGGATGATCAGTTGCCATTCTTACTGAGAAATCCAAAAGTAAAGATTGAAATAGTACCTTATTTTATGGCTAGAATAGTAGACGCGAAAGCTTTTCTAAGTCAATATCCATTTCTTCACCAAGAGGGTGAACTAGTTTTACATATAAAGGATGAACAGGCTGAGTGGAATTGTACATCACTTAAACTTAGTAATGGAGAGATTTCGGAAGCAAGTTCAGGGGAACAGGGTCTAACTTTAGACATTCAATCCCTAACAGCTGTATTGCTACGTGCACAAAAAGCACAATTTTTACATGAGGTGGGATCGATTCAAGGGAATTTGAAGGACATCCAACTTTTGAGTGAATCGGTGCCAAACAGAAATACAAGCTTAGTTGATTTCTTTTAA
- the rarD gene encoding EamA family transporter RarD, translating to MNSSTDHTQAVGMAATAGSYLIWGFLPLYWKLVQDISPGEILAHRIVWSFVFMLLILTAVGKIRQLKVDLRELLTNRKRLIGISLASVVISMNWVIYIWAVNADHVVQASLGYYINPLVSILLGILVLKEKLTIWQTVSFILAAIGVLNLTIYFGTVPWVALALAISFGIYGLIKKMVQLGAMVGLTIETLFVTPFALLFLGMTHAGGEGIFMADLNLTLILMGGGIATAVPLLLFATGAKRIPLSMVGILQYIAPTIMLMLGVFLYKEPFTDTHLASFICIWTALTLYTASKTKWFISMEHKLLPTKKSMQG from the coding sequence ATGAACTCATCTACAGATCATACACAGGCCGTTGGTATGGCTGCCACTGCTGGTTCCTACTTAATCTGGGGCTTTCTTCCTCTGTACTGGAAGCTAGTTCAAGACATCTCTCCTGGTGAAATTCTGGCACATCGTATTGTCTGGTCGTTTGTCTTTATGCTTCTTATTTTAACGGCTGTTGGAAAGATTAGGCAATTAAAAGTTGATTTAAGAGAACTTTTAACCAACCGAAAAAGACTAATTGGTATCTCACTTGCCTCTGTAGTCATTAGTATGAACTGGGTCATTTACATTTGGGCCGTTAACGCAGATCATGTCGTTCAGGCTAGCCTTGGCTATTATATTAATCCACTTGTTAGCATTCTGCTCGGTATACTCGTGTTGAAGGAAAAACTAACAATTTGGCAAACTGTTTCCTTTATCTTGGCTGCAATTGGCGTTTTAAACTTAACCATCTACTTCGGAACCGTTCCGTGGGTAGCATTAGCCTTAGCTATAAGCTTTGGGATATATGGGTTAATCAAAAAGATGGTCCAGCTTGGAGCAATGGTTGGTCTTACAATCGAAACTCTATTTGTTACACCATTTGCCCTACTGTTCCTAGGAATGACCCATGCTGGTGGAGAAGGAATCTTTATGGCAGATCTGAACCTGACCCTCATTCTGATGGGTGGAGGAATTGCCACAGCCGTTCCGCTGCTTCTATTTGCTACTGGCGCCAAACGAATTCCACTGTCGATGGTCGGTATTTTACAATATATTGCACCAACCATTATGCTCATGCTTGGTGTCTTTCTTTATAAAGAGCCATTTACAGATACCCATCTCGCTTCGTTCATCTGTATCTGGACTGCCTTAACACTATATACCGCATCAAAGACAAAATGGTTTATTTCGATGGAACATAAGCTCCTGCCAACTAAAAAATCTATGCAAGGATAA